ATCAAAACGACCACATCACACTCAGTTAGTTATATTAACTTCTAGGTAGGAGGAAGGACTGGAATGTATATGGGCCTTTGGAATTTAAACATTACATTTGGGAAGTGGCATCTTTCATTCATACACACGTAATACTTGTAAATGTTAATTTGTTAACTCTAGGCCACCATTCAACCTGTATTCATATTGTGCCAGGGGGCTACTCCTGTAACGTTGTTTCAGTTCAAACCAAAATAGATGGGAGTGCCCTTAAAGATAGCATACAGGCTACATTATGTATGCCTGTGAATGCACTTTACATTTCCTCCAATTGTCGTATCCCTGTGTAGTAACAAGGTAATTCCTACAAAGTAGCATACTGGAGTTATACTGTTTAGTAATAGAAGCCTAGAATGTTTGGCTACAGCTTAGCCACATATGTGGCCACTATATTAAGCAACATATTCCTCTTGTGTAACCAAAACCGGCCACTCCTCTTCATAGGCAAGTAGGCTTTTTTGTAATGCATTTACAAAAGTAGCCTACTATGAAACGGCATGATAATAATACGATGTTGCTACAAATGTACACATCATCAGAGCAACCTGACCTGATAGTTACCTGGTTGCTATTTTCCTACAAAcgagcctgcctatccccctAGTCTCAAGCGGAAATGTTTGAGCTCGATTCGgagcaagggagggagagatggttgCGGGAAAGGTCGAGCGACGTGGAAAACAGCTCTGCGCACAAGAAACACGCAGTATGCAGTTCTCTTCTCACATTCAAGGCAGAACAAGGGCATATAGTCAGAGAGACACACCCAGCGGAAATATGGTGCTGGCAAATGCGACAAACAGCAATACCCAAAAATGGTTCCAAATGATCCTGCAGGCACGGTGCGGAAACTGGCCAGGAAAGTGGAAGAAGACTGTCGAGAACGAAATTACCTGAAATGTACATGACATGAGCGACAGATTCTCATGAAATGTGTTCTCTCAAGCCAGCAAAGTCGGTGCATTTGAGAAAAAACAATTAGTAGCGCGCAAAGCTTTACGTTTTCCATGCTTTTTAAAGCAATGTCGGAGCGCCATACAGAACTGACCTCAATGATAGGTAATGTTAATGATTTTTGTTCGTTTTAATCATCAATAAATTACATTTCACTGTATTGCATTTTGCTGGCAAGATGGCGCCGGCGTAGCCAAGTCAGGTGACCTTGTTTTTCTCCATCACCAATGCATGATTGTTGGTTCATAAGAGATGCGGAAGTCAATGTAGCCTATTGTAGCCTACCTACACAATTGCGTAGCTGGTTGGGATATGTGGTGAGACCATTGTTTCAACCGTGCACATGTAATGGCGGCAATGTGGGTCTCTGATGCGACCACTTTATAATGTGTGAGTGGTTTTGGTGTCAATAAATTTTGGTGGCAACAATCCTGCATTCCACACATTCTTGGATATAAAAAACAGGAGTTTGGCCATGCATAACCACTATGGCTAGGCTTACATGTCACCAGATGTTGCCGCAGTTGCATGCTGCTCGTTCTTCATTAGCCTGTGTTGGGAAACTGCGCTTTGAGTTTTCCAAGGGTGTAGTGCATAAAGGCGTACTTATATAATTATTATGTTGTGGCCAAGACCCAATGCCAAAATGATGTTGGCAGCAGACTCGCCGACACAATGATAAAATGAGGAAGACGTCAAAAACGTCGATTGAAAGGTTGTAAGCACCGCACCTGCGTGCGTAATTAGCCCATCATTGAAGGTGTCCATAGCCTACTTCAAAATTAAGGCAACATTTTGACAATATCTAAATTAATTGCTAAGGAGAATCTTCACTGTTAAGCCACATTTCATTATTTAGTTGTGTGCTAAGTAAATCCTGATGGACAGAGTTCAATGTTGATGTGTACATACTTTGGATGTGAACTTAAATACTGAACATACAACCAAACATCGTGTAGAAAACCCCACCCAATTTTAGAATCGCCTTTTATTGGTGGGTGATCTTTTGTAAATCCTGTCCCCCTTTTTGTTGGCGATTGTAATTGGTCAATGGTGACGACAATCCCAGCTCACATTCCCGCCTACCGAGGAGATCAAGTTTGAATGAACAACAGCAGTCTGTTCAAGGAGTAGTAGTTGCAATTTCAGTAAAAAATACTTTTACGTCTGTATACTTGGTTTAGAAAATCGGTGGACTGGTTTTCTCAAGATGGATATGAAGAAAAGAATTCATCTAGAATTGCGGAATCGCACGCCATCTGATGTAAGCTAACGTTGAGATCGTATTGTTTGCAATTGTTTTAATGATAGTGTGATATGCAAAGGGTTACAAAGTTTTTTCGCGAGTTAGCAATGTTGCCATTACTGGAGCAGTTCGTGTTACATTGTTGCTGATATTTATCACCGTAATTGCCGCTCTAGACTTCGTAGCCAACTTAAAACGATTAGAAGGAAGCATGTCTGAAAGTGCAGTTGGTGAGAATGCACCAATACACCTCATTTTCATATCTGTATTTAAAAGGCAAGCGTGAGCCATATTGCCTGATGGTAACTTTGTAGTCCTGAACGCGCCCTTTTCCTTCCCATCAACAAGGCGCATTCATAGCCTCTTTTCAGCTAATTCATTGTCAGTTCTCATACAATTAACGTTACTATTTTAGCGCATGCATAGGCTACAAAATGTCCTTGATTTTTGTACCCTGGCGATTGCTCGCTCACAACTTATTACGCAGCACAGGCTATACCTATTAGAAATGGTTTGGTAACCGATCTCAATGGTCTGTCTACGGATTGTTTATCCAAAGATAGGCTAATTCCTAGACTGCCAAATAGACGTGTGTATCGTTCGTTGGGTCGGCTATATTTACCGTGCATGGTAGGCTAGGCCTACTTTTTGTATTTGTTATAATAGCCTAGGTATTAGTAACGTTAAGTGCATAGCCTACACAACTAATTTAAAACCGCAATGAAAAGGTTTTGTCCGTCCTAGGATTTTAGTGCAGGTTATCACGTGTGAAGAAACATCTATCTCGGCTCATATTCTAAACAAGGTGCACATTCGGAGAATATCAGACTATTGCCGAATAAAAATCAAAAAAGCATGTTACAATATTTTACATTATGGCTCGTTTGGTTGCATAGGCTATACGCATGCTTGGATTCCCAGTTGAAAAACGATGAGTTTGACCCTGGTTTCAGTATCAAACAATAAGAATAATTTTCTGTCAAGCTAAGCACATAAAAACCGACAGGCAATTTCGGGCTGCGGTGCTCCAGTTTCAAGATCTAGGACAAGCCGCCATTTTACCGACAAACAAAGGCAACGGTTTCTATCGAAGATACCGTGTACATTGCTGTGCGTTCATTTAACACGAACGATAACAACTTTTTCCTGCATACCTTTAAACATATTGCAGTAGGCTACAATCCAAATCGTCAACTCTTTATGAGTAAGCCATAATGTAACGATTGGTTTTCTTGCGCCTGCTGCCAACCCAGCCAACGTCTAATCGGCAGCCCCTCCTACTCGCTTGATGACCCATTGCACGACTCGTAGCAGGTTGTTTTCGCTTTTAGAGCAATGAAAATCGGCAAATACACCAACACGTCGATCATTGTGCGTGGTTTACCCCTTATTTAGTCGAATTTGTTACGTGCGTAATACGTGCATAATTTGCGGATTTGGCTCTCACCAGCAGCACAGATGGTCTAATCCAGGGTATAATATAATGCCAATGGTGTCCACTCAGCATAATGTTCATTTCAACCGTGAACAGAAGTTGTTTTCATGCCAAATTTAATATACCAGAGGTGTCTGTGTTTTGCCTATGAGCTGGTTGGGTTCATTTGTGGGACTACGACAATGGAGTATAAGAAGCAGCACCACCAATTAGAAAATATTAATATTGGTCATTGTCCTCTTAGGACGCTAATGAGAATCCCAGTCCTGTGCAAATCATTAGTCTGCATTCTGACCCCAAAACGTGGGAATTACAGAGGAGTGTACAAGCTGGGTACTGTCATAATCATCAGATATGTTTAATGTGAGTTCAATCTAAATGTGTATGTATTACATGTACGTTTCTGTGAGAAATCACCTCTATGTATTTACAAAATAGTGATCCGTGGAACAACAAGTTACCTGAAACTATCACCCAGATTCTGAAGAATATGTTTAATAAATGATCAATTCATTAAATCCCAAGCAACACACCATCTGTTATGTAACATTTTCTGCACCAGACcagtgtcagaggaggctggtgggaggagctataacaggacgggctcattggaatggaataaatggaaccgaGTCAAACATGTggattccatgtgtttgatagcGTTCCGTTCCGGCCAttccaatgagcccgtcctcctatagcccctaccaccagcctcctctgttgtCAGATATGGACTTTATGCAGACACCATTGCTTTGGGACTGCCCTCCCTCAAATGGACTGACAGGCATACTATAGTTATAGATTTGGAGTAAAGAATCACTTTACATTTCCTATTCCTCTTGTTTTCCAGGTGAAAGAGCTGGTGCTTGATAACTGTCGCTCAAACGAAGGCAAAATTGAGGGCCTCACAGATGAATTTAAAGAGTTGGAATTTCTAAGCACAATCAACGTTGGGCTGACATCGGTCTCCAACTTGCCGAAGCTGAACAAGCTGAAAAAAGTAGGTTTTCTATTAAAAAAATTTAACAAAGTATTATTGTTGCCATGCTATTACCACTTTGTGCAGTAAAGTGAAAATCTGTTTTATGGATGTCCTGTTATGATTACTCTGCTCATACAGTTGTTGCTTTATTTTCTCCTCAGCTTGAACTCAGTGACAACAGGATCTCAGGTGGGCTGGAAGTACTGGCGGAGAAATGCCCAAACCTCACACACCTAAACCTCAGTGGCAACAAAATTAAAGACCTCAGCACGATAGAACCTCTGGTATGCAGTGGGTGTCATGACAACGTagtagctctgtgtgtgtgtgtgtatatatatatatatatatatatatatatatatatatatatatatatatatatatatatatatatatatatatacacacatatacacacacgctatgctatactatactatactatactgaactCTTGTCTCAAGGTGCTATTGGGTCTGAAAGGGAACCCTGAATGGACAACATTGTCCAGAAAATACCTCATTCATCAAATGTACCTTCATAACTTATATGTAAAGCTTTGAGGTAAACAATTAGCAACTAAACCTCCATAGTGTATATTTTAATCTAGTTGGAGTAGTCAGTATTAAAGAAAACAAACGAAGCCTAAATATTCATATTTCATCATCAAGACTTCTCTTCTTTCACAGAAAAAATTAGAGACCCTGAAAAGCTTAGACTTGTTCAACTGCGAGGTGACCAACCTCAACGACTACAGAGACAACGTGTTCAAGCTCCTCCCCCAGTTGACGTACCTCGACGGCTATGACAAAGACGACAAGGAGGCGCCAGATTCGGACGCAGAGGCCTATGTGGAGGGACTGGACGATGACGATGACAGTGATGGTACGATTTAAGATCCATACTATTGTATACTATATACAAATGTTGGTAAATAATAATCTGATTGGGCTGTGATTTAAAAGATGGATATGAACCCATAGAGCTCTGACATGACCTCTGTTTTTCTAATGGTAATTATGTTCATGATGTTGTTCAACGTTTCCTTTTGTAATAACGGTATTATACCAAGTGGCTGCAGTGAATGAGTTGCATTATAACTATTGTAACTTTGTAGTGGCCCTTATGCATTTTTTGATCACCTTAATAGGCTAACTCTATTTTCAACTGCAGAGGTagacgaggaggaggatgaggatggaGAAGCCCCACCAAGAAAAGCGGAGGATGATGACGATGAGGAAggtgaagaagaggaagaggaggacctaAGTGGAGAGGTGAAACTTTGAGGATGGGGCTGCAATGATACTTATATCTTGATCGACGCCTGCATGATAAGTTCAATGATTTACAATAAATGAATAAAGGGCCACACAAAATGATCTTATACCTACCTTAAAGTGATGCAGACTGGGCTGATGTTTGCTAAACCAGCAAATACCTGgtgcttcccccccccccccccccccccccccaaggtgcatcTCAACCACTGCACTGTGacatcattatttgaatatgacCCAGGGCACATGACAAGGGAGATTCTGATCTGCATTTGTCTCTTAGGAGGACGAGGAGGATTTGGACGGCAAGGAGAGTGATGAGGATAATGAAGGTGAGTGTGGTGGAATCTCACTGCTGTCACCAAATGTGCATGGTCACAGTATCGTGTGTAGCTTTAATGTTGGGACTGATTTTTAAAATAACACGTCTACTTAAACCAAACTCAATGCTTTCCTGTTGAACGTGACCATTGACTTTTGTTTTCCTAGAAGAGGAGCGAGGTCTGAAGAGGAAAAGGGATTTAGAcgaggaagcagaggaggaggaagacgacTGAAGATGTGCTCACCACCAAGCTATGTTTTGATCAGACTGTTTTAACCTTGTATTCCctgtctcccccacccctctGTATTTGTCAGTTGTCATATATTGCAGTAGGCATGGTAGTGTCATGGGCCAGCTGGGTAAAGGGTTGGTGGAAGGAAACAAGTTAACATTTGATTATTTTTTCTTTATCATTTTCTTTTGTACTTTTTGATTCCTTGTATTCTACTCATATCTGTCCCCTGCAAACCACTGGAAGGGCAGAAGAGAACATTTTGTAAAAGTCCAATATTATTAGCTCTAACCTTTGTAAAGGTTTTGTTTTCTCAGTGATATTGATAGCTTCTGTGTATACAGATTTCTGATGATGATTTATGTATTTAAAGAGACAAGCTACCAAAAAACCTTTTAGAAATGCATGTCTGAAATAGATTTTAAAGTCGACTACTGGATTTCAAGTATGACAGTTTCCTATACCCTTTTCTTATTCAGTGTCTTTTTCTTTGTGTACATGAAGCGTTTTGTGGTGTCATCCGTATATCATTGTATGTGCTGTTTTCATCATGGAAAGGGTGTTTAAACATTCATAGAATGGCCTGTATACAGGGCATCTTTTTAAGCATAGTAAAGAATGTCTGCCCTTGTCAGAATGTTTCTCCTTAACCCCTAGCTTTGATAGTTTGGAAATTACGTGTTATTTGTAAATACTGACCAAATCTATTTTTTTTCTATTACTCTTTGATAATGGCAGACATTTACACTTAATTAATTGTAACGATGAACTGTAGTAAGATATTGAATATCTGTGCAGCCGTACCTAAAATAGGCTAATTGAATCTGGTACACGATTTCCATGTTCACCAAATTATATTCACAGAAATACTCACTGAATCCAAATTTGTTATTGCTGTCCAACTCTTCAAGTACATATTCGTTCCCCACCTATATAATACACCGCTGGGCAATGTGCAAAGAAAACACCTTTTGCATTTTCTTTTCTAAAACCATAGGGCAGTTCATGGTCAGATAGGCCTACCTCAGTCATGTTCCCCTTACATGTTTAACCCACTGTCATCAAAGCTAATACCTTACCATGAGACAAACTTTTGATTTTCTCCCTTTCACttcaataaatattttttttttttatacaagtTGTGGTTTGTGATCTTTTTGAATTGCTTACGTCGTCATCTAATAGTTGACAGCAATTTTGATAATCCCAGATGCTTGTGCTACGTTGTACCTGCTTCCtaatgtactgtagcctactactgACATCATGTGGAGAATCCAGGTAGTTCATGCTAAAAGGGAATGATCTGGTTTATCCACTCATTGCATTAACTTAACAAATTGATATTAGTTGTTGGGACTTGTAGATCAATGAGGTGAAACAGGATGTATTGTAGGCTAACTGACACAGTACAATGTTCTGTCTTTCTGAGAGAATTGTCATTCTGCAGTTTCATCAGCACATAGTACAATTAGGCATTTAGA
This region of Salmo trutta chromosome 29, fSalTru1.1, whole genome shotgun sequence genomic DNA includes:
- the LOC115166803 gene encoding acidic leucine-rich nuclear phosphoprotein 32 family member A isoform X2, encoding MDMKKRIHLELRNRTPSDVKELVLDNCRSNEGKIEGLTDEFKELEFLSTINVGLTSVSNLPKLNKLKKLELSDNRISGGLEVLAEKCPNLTHLNLSGNKIKDLSTIEPLKKLETLKSLDLFNCEVTNLNDYRDNVFKLLPQLTYLDGYDKDDKEAPDSDAEAYVEGLDDDDDSDEVDEEEDEDGEAPPRKAEDDDDEEGEEEEEEDLSGEEDEEDLDGKESDEDNEEERGLKRKRDLDEEAEEEEDD
- the LOC115166803 gene encoding acidic leucine-rich nuclear phosphoprotein 32 family member A isoform X1; translated protein: MDMKKRIHLELRNRTPSDVKELVLDNCRSNEGKIEGLTDEFKELEFLSTINVGLTSVSNLPKLNKLKKLELSDNRISGGLEVLAEKCPNLTHLNLSGNKIKDLSTIEPLKKLETLKSLDLFNCEVTNLNDYRDNVFKLLPQLTYLDGYDKDDKEAPDSDAEAYVEGLDDDDDSDEVDEEEDEDGEAPPRKAEDDDDEEGEEEEEEDLSGEEDEEDLDGKESDEDNEEEERGLKRKRDLDEEAEEEEDD